Proteins found in one Homalodisca vitripennis isolate AUS2020 chromosome 4, UT_GWSS_2.1, whole genome shotgun sequence genomic segment:
- the LOC124358918 gene encoding uncharacterized protein LOC124358918 produces MKRSYQSGAKKRQDKKKREEDASKCSSTLSAWLCPTTSTTTTKSTNVTSTSSTETRPIIASVPGNEIEEEVTAQDNAEESIDEEVTCLGLGHQQENCAKPPTSPTSSSELIGVNDQVSRHAKYRILILYFST; encoded by the exons atgaaaagaagctatcaaagtggggcaaagaaaaggcaagacaagaagaaaagagaagaggATGCTTCAAAGTGTTCTTCCACCCTATCTGCTTGGTTATgtcctactactagtactactacaactaaaagtactaatgtcacatctacatctagtactgaaactagaccaataattg cctcAGTCCCAGGAAATGAGATTGAAGAGGAAGTTACAGCTCAAGATAACGCTGAAGAAAGTATTGATGAAGAAGTAACATGCCTAGGGCTAGGGCATCAACAAGAAAATTGTGCCAAACCTCCAACAAGTCCTACGTCAAGCAGTGAACTGATCGGCGTAAATGATCAAGTAAGTAGACATGCCAAGTacagaatacttatattatatttttcaacataa
- the LOC124358915 gene encoding uncharacterized protein LOC124358915 gives MDLSQFPLEVLEVLAEYLSARDLANMSAVSVRWREAFNLDLFWRQLCDPLAVSYLARSGTSVVEPHFSQPINVDTLEPICDWRIHVMRRAHLLRNWCRKRFLPQKLWFPTPVVNCTLGLDTSGNHWLVVNLGDRTEVWDVQTDPSLHAVIGNITGAPSHLEVVGNKLILVDFFLFVQVFHLKLPTLGFAQSSKFFYTDSEPVCVDLSDGEEVDSIRNRLRSCFRKGHVLFVMDHLLVGYCSYVENPKEYFLHLWNIQTESKFAQETVLSALHNKMKTYSCSIYISSDLQTKQLLCSLYLFDRYVSKLVLYSVKWRKFTNFSLTVSGKVDWCDISGDFVTTSHLLHQLHIYSTHSGNLVNILDTNAKMVFGPNSGLQYQMMGSYMIQPSRESVKVVNVQEHSDSLLLYFYSVYKVITIPPKFLAISARPYVSSNKMILEVWDIQDKIRIFDYLIAESDCPAYHMIHPLLTKTSVTLGKTVRLLSFW, from the coding sequence ATGGACTTATCCCAGTTTCCCCTGGAGGTGCTGGAGGTGTTGGCAGAATACCTCTCTGCCCGGGACCTAGCGAACATGTCAGCTGTGAGTGTGCGCTGGCGTGAGGCTTTCAACCTGGATCTGTTCTGGCGTCAGCTCTGCGATCCCCTTGCAGTCAGTTATCTTGCACGTTCTGGAACTTCCGTAGTTGAACCACACTTCTCCCAGCCTATAAATGTAGATACTCTGGAACCTATCTGTGACTGGCGCATCCATGTCATGAGGAGAGCTCACCTACTACGGAATTGGTGCAGGAAACGATTCTTGCCACAGAAGTTGTGGTTTCCTACTCCCGTAGTCAATTGTACTCTCGGTCTCGACACCTCTGGGAACCATTGGCTTGTGGTCAATTTGGGTGATCGGACTGAAGTATGGGATGTGCAGACAGATCCTTCCCTTCATGCGGTCATCGGGAACATAACAGGAGCCCCAAGTCATCTAGAAGTTGTCGGCAACAAACTGATACTCgttgacttttttttatttgtacaagtaTTTCACCTCAAGCTGCCCACCTTGGGATTTGCACAGAGCAGTAAGTTTTTCTATACAGACTCAGAACCTGTGTGTGTTGATCTCAGTGATGGAGAAGAAGTAGACTCTATCCGCAACCGACTACGCTCATGCTTTAGAAAAGGTCATGTTTTATTTGTCATGGATCATTTATTAGTTGGTTACTGTTCGTATGTTGAAAATCCAAAAGAGTACTTTCTACACTTATGGAATATCCAAACTGAAAGTAAATTTGCTCAAGAAACGGTTTTGAGCGCTTTGCACAATAAAATGAAGACTTATTCTTGCAGTATTTACATAAGTTCtgatttacaaacaaaacaattgcTGTGCTCACTCTATCTTTTTGACAGGTATGTTTCAAAATTAGTTCTGTACAGTGTCAAATGGAGAAAATTTACAAACTTCAGTTTAACAGTATCAGGAAAAGTAGATTGGTGCGATATTTCAGGAGATTTTGTTACAACTTCACATCTGCTACACCAGCTGCACATATACAGTACACATTCTGGAAATTTGGTCAACATCTTGGATACTAATGCCAAGATGGTGTTTGGCCCAAATTCTGGTCTCCAATATCAAATGATGGGTTCCTACATGATCCAGCCCAGCAGGGAGAGCGTGAAAGTAGTCAATGTCCAAGAGCACTCGGACAGTTTGCTCCTGTACTTCTACTCAGTATACAAGGTTATAACCATCCCTCCTAAGTTCTTGGCCATTAGTGCTCGACCTTATGTCTCCAGCAACAAGATGATCCTGGAAGTGTGGGATATTCAGGACAAGATAAGGATATTTGACTATCTCATCGCTGAGTCTGATTGTCCTGCTTACCACATGATCCACCCCTTGCTCACCAAAACCTCGGTAACCCTGGGGAAAACTGTTAGACTGCTGTCCTTCTGGTGA